TACTTAcagaagttttaaaaaatataatttaaatattattattgtaaaaaattaaacttaaatatttatttatcactaaaaattaaacttaattatatatttacgccataaattactctatatatttataaattatatatacaattcaACTAATGTTGGCATTGTAATTTTCCCACTTAGTTAATATAAGAATGAGTACTCATGATATATAATCATTTCCATATAGTATATGAATGTTTACCAAAATATAATAGAATTGTTGCCACgtacttattattattgataggtAGAATAAAATAGCCACTACACATATTAATtatctaataattaatataattaggtATTAATAACCACTTGATCAAGaagatacatatatttttatggattaaTACCTTGGAtgtgtattttataaaaattgttgattggactttttatttattaaataataaaatgaattcagtattttttaaaatagtataaataggatattgaactcaattttcaataattttcataatatggTTAACTTTTGAAGATAATTTTAACACGAATAGATGTAGAAAAAATGTAACAAATTTGTCATAGCATCTCTATATCaggttattattaagttttattttacaaaagaaTTAGTTTAGGGTACTAttaatactattttagaaaatacatggtccaaTTTACTATTTAACAAATTAAAGAGTCCAatgttaacttttacaaaaacacaaaatccaaaatattaatattaacaaagaagacaaatataattaattcactatgttttttttttttttttaaaatttattttaatggagatttcttgatacttaattataaatCTTGATTAGAATAATAtggatgaaaaaaaaattattctttgAGTTTTGTCTTTGATTCCTATACTATTTAATCAAAATCTTATATTCAAGCAACTTTTAATCTTTTGTAAACACCTAAACAAAAAACTCGAGAAAATAATCCTAAACTTGGAAGGATTAAGGCGAGTGCATACTAGGGCGGCCTTTCCCTagcctctctttttttttttttgttaaaaataaattatattatatttctcGAAATTTgtcttaatttttcaattttcatctGTTTTGCCTCTATCCTTACAACATATTATCTTGTCTATCAAACATGCCCTAAGTTTAGACACAGGATTCAAAATGGTactctatttttatatatatgcccTAAGTTTTGtactttttcttttgttattaattattaatttttttgctctttttttttttttctgaacaaAAGATGGTGAAAGAGGAGTGATCTAGTCTTCTTAATCTCCACCTTATCTTTGACtttcaattaattataaattagatGACTAAAAATGGGGTCATGTTGAATATAAGTATTGGATTagtttttcttctattttaaagaaATACTAAACAAAAAGTAATTGGAGGGAGTGATTAGGATACGTATACTAATATAATTTgaccacatatatataataggataataaaaggaaaattttagTGGATAATAAACACTTGTTAGAAGAACAATGCTCGAGAAAGTATAATAAAGTGAGTTTATGATATGgtgttatattttaaaattaattcgtAAGAAAATTAACTCACATatgttatttataatattatatttttacacaTTATTAATTTCAGATTTTTTGATATCTCTTTAAAGATAGTGATTATTATTTTTGCTCACTAATTTTTGACAGTTTAATCACAAATAATGTTTTTTGCTCAATATCTCCGAATTACACAcgattattttagttattttacaATGATCTTTTTTAGCTCACTATTCCAGAATCACAAGAAACTTTTTTGGTTCTTCTTTTTGAATTGGTTATTGAATTTAGACTAGATACTCatcagagttttatttagttcTGATATCATGTCAGAATGTAGAAAGGCAGTAGAGAAAGCAGAATAGGGTGACTGTATAGTAAGGTACATGAAATTCCATCGAAAAACTAATTAACTATGTGAAGAGTAACCCATACATCTTATGGTATTATGTTTccacatattattattttgggatTATTCAAGTGGTTATAAGACCTAACTTCTACTAACCAAATACATAATAAACAATTGACTCACAAACCCTAGCTAATTAatcatatattataatatattacaatatataaaataaatttaaaacatacgagatttaatattaaattgcaCTGACTACAATATGGTATACCAACTTATACAGTAATGAACCTTAAAGTACCCTTAATAACATTCTTATGGGTAACTAAAGCATATATTCAGACTCTTTtcctaaatttaatatttttcagaTAGATAAATGTTGTGGTATTTTTAACATGCAAGTGTACGTATAGTAATAAGTAATAGACTcaccaggagtgaggtcgatcccacaagaATTGTAGTTATATAAGTACTTTAAAATCAaatctttacttctatttggtgaattcaaaattaagaaaaaattaaatttaaaaacacTAAAAGGACAATGAAATTAAAAAGCAAGTAATTCAACAGAAAAATTAACCATGATTAAAGTTATTAGagtttcgatttcaattgtattTATTGATTATGACCTAATATAATTGTCTTCCTATTACCGATTTCTATGCAAAAGCAgatttactaaggtaatttatagttttctcagatatataaatctcatcAATTACATGCTAATTTTCTACTCTCGTAATAAGTTAAACATGCAACAGACATTAAACACATAAActtataagctatctaaaccatacagATATTCTCGTcttatatcgaaattcagttttatttcactatagcatatataattgacactcacttctaaaatctcgcatcaaaatcatagacatttaattggtgatcagacaATTAAAAGCAATTAAGTACGAATTAAATagaatacataaaaattaagcaaaaataaaattatattccaACCATAAAATAATGTCAAATAATATTCATCTAGaccctaattaaatatttagtgTTGCTGAAAGCCCTTCTACTTTCACGTTTGTCTATTTATGATTCAAATTACTTGAAATACATTATGTCATAGAAactatttgattttttaaaatattatatgcaccgtcatataaaaaaattgaattaaacttATCTATATATCAAAAATACTAAAAGTACctacatttttttcttattttttattttttcttattatatttttgtatgGTAGACATTGATATTAGTCATAGATATGATTCAACGAACCCCCACATGACTAAAAAGGAGATATACCACTAAACCTTGATTGTTCATGCAATAATAGTACTACTCTATAAACTCATGACTATATATATACCTACCTACCTAATAAGCTAcctaaatccatgaaaaaaaagtataataaaaaagcatcatttaataaatatatattttgtataactcattataatttttttaacttttagtcataacaaaatttgtaattaaaagtaaaaaagttataattataaatcatcattcttaTACTGTGATCAAAAAATCTATAACTAAAggtattagttacaaaaattacaatttatagtTTCAGTCGCACAATATTTGgtgtaactaaaaataaattagtgataacttatatctaaatatgatattttagttataagtaactttttattatgactaaaagtcCTACACaatgtgactaaaaatattttttttaatagtgaCATGGTTGGGTGGATATCCACTATATATACCAAGCgatgagtatatataaatagccatatatatatatttataactccaaaaaatatatgatgatgatgatgatcaattTGGTGTCAAAGTTGGTTGTGTTAACTTTGGTGCTTAGTACTTATTATTTGCAATTTGTTGAGAGTGttaatttagggtttagggattgGAAATTATGGTCTAGAGATCATCTTCATCATGAGAAATTATTAgagaataatattaataataattatgaagACGATCTTGTGACTAAGTTACCTGGACAACCTCAGAATtatgatgatgataataataataataatgagtaTAATAATTTTAGACACTATGCTGGATTTATCACTGTCCACAAAATTCATGGGAGAGCTCTTTTTTATTGGTTCTATGAGGCTTCTTCTCTTCCTCACCAAAAACCTTTGGTACTTTGGCTCAATGGaggtatatatatctatatctatatctatatttatatctatatatctatgtatataatatcttaatttcCATGCATGCATgttctaattataattaatatgtacTCTCAACTGGGTTTCTTTTTTCATGATCATGATGATCTTAATTTATATATgctattaattttatattagaaaattaatttctgatctaattaaatattcacaATAGCctatgttttttttctttgttctaTAACTTTTTATGAAGCATGACACATGACACAACGTGTGTCATGCTTCAAAGCAAATGATTATTCATTTTGCTTTCGGtagaaatttataatttatttttggaaattttacaaaatttattcGTTGGTTTTTTATGATCTTCTCTTTTGCAAGATTAGCTTGGGTTTACAAAAATAATTGTCATGTCattatgtattttaatattaatcctaaaattaattactatatatatataataaatatatgaaagAGAAAAGGCAacttaacttaatatattaatcataattttttttggtattataattaattttcatgttGCCTTATCTTTAGACAGTCATGCATGCATCCTACATATTACtattaaatacaaaaataaataaataaattttcataatggaatattatatatcatgattaccatacaaatattaattttttttaattaaatattctttaGGTGcaacaaattaaattaattaatagtttAATTATGATTAGGTCCTGGGTGCTCTTCTGTGGGGTATGGAGCAACACAAGAGATTGGTCCTTTCATAGTGGACACTAATGGCCATTCCCTAAAATTTAATCCAGCTTCATGGAATAAAGGTTAATTTCTCAACCCACTCAATTAATCACTACTCAAatcaattcaaattaaattaaataaataatatcatttacttaattcattattaattatctaaatttaaagtaattatatataagtattgaaaataatagaataatatTTCAATGTTATGCTTTAGCTATATGTAAACTAGTATGCATTACtacttattttataataattattaaattaaaatacataaattcggtatttaattttaattaacataatcatatgaattaaattttgaaattaattaatataatttttttttgtgtgatgATCAGAGGCCAACATGTTATTCTTGGAATCTCCAATTGGGGTAGGCTTTTCCTACTCAAATACCACCACTGATTATGAAAATCTTGGAGATGAATTCACtggtaattattaattattaatcacTATATTGATTATGaagttttgtttatttatattaataattttctgatattttttatatatataaataaatattattatatgataTTCATCAGCAAATGATGCCTATACTTTCCTCCATGAATGGTTCCTAAAGTTCCCCTCTTACAAAAACCATTCATTTTACATAGCTGGGGAGAGCTAtgcaggtatatatatatatatatatatatatatatatatatataatttatttatttgtttttcattatatatatatttgaaaatgatttttattattaacaggAAAATATGTTCCTGAGCTGGCTGAGCTAATCCAtgacaaaaataataaagaccCTTCTCTTCATATTAATCTCAAGGGTATCCTGGTTAGTCATATATACATgtaatatatttgtatattttaaataatatatgtgtgtatacacctaaatacaaaaatattacaCACAGTGATCCTATACGAAAACACTGATCACTAGGGATGAAAATTGTACGGGTAATAGGCGAGGATTAGTGCTCCTCTATCCTCGTTAACTATTTTAATATCTATCCCCGCGACCCAACCCCACATATTCTCAGAGGTGGGGCAGGTAATACCCACAGGAGacccatttattttaaataaaaaaaattatgaataaaaAAGGTAAACAGGGCGAGCACGCTAGGGCAAGTAGTGTCCTTGGGGCTCCATACTCACGAGTGCAATTTCCATCCCTGACAATATGACAATAGCTATCAGAAATAAGTGTGATTATTCGTTTCCAAAAAGCTTTTGTCACGTCACTAGACGTAGtattttaatacatattttatGTATCAAAATAGTAAATAACGTGACACAATTTTATGATCGCGTATGTAGTATGTTATTTGAAATAATCTTtagtgtataatatatataatcacttttaaataagtagaattaatttttttacagtTGGGTAATCCTGAAACAAGTGATGCTGAGGATTGGAAAGGGCTTGTGGATTATGCATGGAGCCATGCAGTGATATCAGATGAAACTCACAAAATAATAAAGGAAAAATGTGATTTCAATAGCAATAAGACTTGGGATAATGAAGATTGTACCAATGGTGTGGATGAAGTACTCAAACAATATAAAGAGATTGATATTTACAGCCTCTACACACCTCTTTGCATTCCTCATGATCATGATCATGACTCACCATCAACTACTAATAATACTACTACTTCTCTCTATCAAATCATGACCATCAAAAGATCCTCTACTATGGTAATTTTAAATAACTTATCTAACCCTAATTACTAATTAGGGTGCTTCTACGATGCACTTTTTGTTGTGTTTCTGATGTTTAAAAATAGTGGGatcataagaaaaaatttatttttgagcccttatttttaaaaaaataatatttttcaaaattaataaaaaaatgtgtaattttaaaaagaatttttttaggcCTCTGGACTAGGTGGGTCCTAGGCACAGGCTTAACTAGCTTGCCTATGTCCAAGGTCAGACTTGAATTCAGAATAGtttattacaatataaaaaataggattcaaacaatctatttcacacgtttataaaattaaagaaacatGAAAGGAGTGCATCAGTGTACATcgtagttatttaaaatattttgtaaatttttaaaaatttaaaataatttaacatCGTAATAGTGCAAATGAATGTTTGAACCTTTTCGATACTACgagttatttcaaatttttcaaaaacggATGAAATATCTACGATATAACTACAATATGCACAGTCACATAGTAAGGACAAACAATAATATTCctactatataattatattatttgatatattaattaaacattataaataaatatgtgcAGATGCCTAGGATTTTGGGTGGATATTATGATCCATGCCTAGATGATTATGCTAAAGCATTTTACAACAGATTAGATGTTCAAAAAGCTCTTCATGTCACTGATGGTGTTCACCCTAGAAATTGGACCATTTgcaagtaattaattaattaattaataattatatataatttttaatttcatgattttaaattacatatgtgttttagttaattattttttagttgattttCAGTCACAATATATTTAGCCAATGGATTGATTCCAAGCCATCTGTTCTTCCTATATACAAGAAGCTCATTACAGCAGGCCTTAGAATATGGGTCTACaggtatattatattatattataattaattaatttaatttggtTTAGTAATTAAGGTAATCATCATCGATTTAATACATATAGTATACAAATTGTCCTTTGTTGAAGTTATAATAAGTTTTAGAAACCCTAGCTTTTTGATGTATAAAATTGTTAAATTAGGTACTAATCGAATTTTAGAAATTGGTAatttatttgaatatttttacCGTAATATTTAGAATTTGCGGTATttattaacaacaaaataaataagatcagtatttatgccgtaaatttttctaaattatatATGTCACGTGCATGTAGTGGGGACACAGACGGAAGAGTTCCAGTACTGTCCACAAGATATAGCTTGAATTCACTTGGACTTCCCATTATCAAGACATGGAGACCATGGTACTACCAAAATCAGGTATTATTAGAAAAATTTGAGATGTTGTATTTAGTTTTgtaatctaattaaaaaatttctctcattttaatgaaggctaattagtaatttttccctctgaactttgacatgtactaaattgtgcctcctgaacttttttagccgttaaaaattctccccgaactattgagattgttaaatttaaggacttttatctaattttagtaaaagaattctaacatggatgaaagttcaaggggcatgatttagtacatatcaaagtttgagggacatgatttagtacatatcaaagtttgaggggcatgatttggtagatatcaaagtttggggagcatggtttagtacataaacaatcactgaaacagtaaattgaatgaaattagacaaaagtccttaaatttaacaatctcaatagttcagggggaatttttaacgcccaaaaaaattcaaggggcacgatttactacatgtcaaagttcagggagaaaaattactaattagccttaaatGAACTATTATATGACATGACTGGAGTTGTTCTATCGGTTGAAAGAGATAAAAAAATTGAGTTAAAGTTAAATACATTTGAttgaaacatatttttgatatagtgtaaaaaaataatttttttttttggtgtaattaagtaaCTAAATTAATCATAGAAActtaaatttctcttttattatattgaccATTGGGTCAAAATCTAATTgtttaatatttctaaaatcaatatttcttgtttttttttttgacgtagTGAAtagtagttattttttttaaggttctttttttatttcatttttttttgtatttttacgaaaattcacataACAACCACCAGAGCAACccaaatcgtaaaaatataaaaaagttaaaaaaatagtatatggattgattttttttttttaagtaaccaTCAACGggtaatatatttaattatatatttattataatgctATTTATTCATAATAaccataatttatttcatttaacatGCTAGAAATAAAGTCTTTTGGGAGCAAAAACTTCTTATTGTTGAAGTCACTTTTAATTGTATTGCTAATAGTGTTTGTGCAATAGATAATGAGTGGGTGAAAGCTTTAAATAAAAGCTTTGTAAGTAATTTTATGTTGTAAGTGTTGTAACTTTATTTGATGATTTGTTAGAATATATTATGATGACATTAAATAtggaatatacatatataaataatttatagcaaaaacaatatataaacatatatttattttaatttgttgttatatatatataaatataattataggtAAGTGGATGGTATCAAGAATACGAAGGAATTACATTTGCAACATTTAGAGGAGCTGGTCATGCAGTGCCTTGCTTTAAACCAAACAACTCCTTAGCACTTTTCACATCATTTCTCAAAGGACAATCTCTACCCTCCACTCGATCATGATCATGCAAAATCATCCATATTTATATAATCATCTTTATGTTTTGTAACttcataattattaaataatattaaaaaactttaaattataaataatcattaaccaTCGAAAATAGGTCAAATTCAACGGGCATTTGACCATCGAGATATAAATCAATCTCGAAAGTCTAGCCCGTTGAGTTTTTCTTAgtagtatatataattatgtacGTTATAGTACTATATGTTATAAAATAAAGTACAATtggtaataaattatatatataatataagagaTTATACGTAATATCaaataattaatcattattGATTATATCTATATCTTAATCACAAGTATAAATATGTactttaggtttttttttttggtgaaaacAATTATTAAGGAAGATCTTATTATGAGTTtcatctttattattataattattaattctatctAGAATTCAAAGAACTTATTATATtgtataaaaattacaaactctATATTTATAAGTGGTCCCTAATTttgttttaatcacaaaaaaatgTCACAAATTAACTTTTGGGTAATAACATAAActtaataatcttttttagtcacattttttttttctaatgcaaaagtattttttttttgtaaataagctGATTGTATTTATTGGAATATTAGAGGACGATGATATTAGTGATACTGACAGTTAGTTAAGGTTGTTATTAGTCTGTTATTTATTACTGTTGTAATTAATTGTCAGGGTGTAAAATTCAGTTGAGTTTGTTATCTTGTATTCTCTTCTGTACTcaaatcaatataaattcaagTATTGCCTCAATAGTTCACATTGAGCAGTAATCATTTTTTCTCATTTCCATTCAGTTCACTTTCatcctttctctccttcttttcctttcttcttGCCCTGTTCTGGTTTTcttcatggtatcagagcctcaATGGCCAACAATAGCGATCAAGATCCATCAAATCGTCAAGCTCCTACTGCTGCTCCAGCTCAAGAAGCCGCTCTTCCTAATAACAACTGCCATTAAACCTCAGATTAGATCGATCAAATTACACATTATGGAGATCCTTAGTTCTTCCTGCTACTCGCGCATACAACCTCGAT
This region of Cannabis sativa cultivar Pink pepper isolate KNU-18-1 chromosome 7, ASM2916894v1, whole genome shotgun sequence genomic DNA includes:
- the LOC115696230 gene encoding serine carboxypeptidase-like 32 — translated: MMMMMINLVSKLVVLTLVLSTYYLQFVESVNLGFRDWKLWSRDHLHHEKLLENNINNNYEDDLVTKLPGQPQNYDDDNNNNNEYNNFRHYAGFITVHKIHGRALFYWFYEASSLPHQKPLVLWLNGGPGCSSVGYGATQEIGPFIVDTNGHSLKFNPASWNKEANMLFLESPIGVGFSYSNTTTDYENLGDEFTANDAYTFLHEWFLKFPSYKNHSFYIAGESYAGKYVPELAELIHDKNNKDPSLHINLKGILLGNPETSDAEDWKGLVDYAWSHAVISDETHKIIKEKCDFNSNKTWDNEDCTNGVDEVLKQYKEIDIYSLYTPLCIPHDHDHDSPSTTNNTTTSLYQIMTIKRSSTMMPRILGGYYDPCLDDYAKAFYNRLDVQKALHVTDGVHPRNWTICNHNIFSQWIDSKPSVLPIYKKLITAGLRIWVYSGDTDGRVPVLSTRYSLNSLGLPIIKTWRPWYYQNQVSGWYQEYEGITFATFRGAGHAVPCFKPNNSLALFTSFLKGQSLPSTRS